The Acidobacteriota bacterium nucleotide sequence CGAATCTTGTCGCGGCTGATGCGGCTCGCCGTGATGTTGGCGACGCAGCCCGACGCGAACTTCAGCCGCGCGTTCGCGATGTCGATCTTCTGCGTCAGCACCGGCACGCCGACGGCCTCGACGTCGATCACACCGCTCGGGTCCGCCGCGAGCGCGATGTCGAGGTCGTGAATCATCACGTCGAAGATCACGTCGATGTCGAGGCTCCGCTCCGGGAACCCGCTCAGCCGGTGCACCTCGATGAAGCGCGGGTGGGCCAGGCCCGGGAGCGCCGCGCGAAACGCCGGGTTGAACCGCTCGGTGTGCCCGACGGCGAGCGTGGCGCCCGACGCGGCCGCGGCCGCGATCATCGCGTCGGCCTCGTCGAGCGACGCCGCCATCGGCTTCTCGACGAGCACGTGGATGCCGCGCTCGAGGCAGCGGCGTGCAACGCGCAGGTGGTCGACGGTCGGCACCGCGATCGACACGGCGTCCACGCGATCGAGCACGTCGTCGAGGTCGGTCAGCGCCAGCGCGCCGGAGGCGTGCGCCGCCGCCTGCGCCCGCTCCGCGACGAGATCCACGGCCGCGACGAGCTCGACGCCAGGCATCGCACCGAACAGCCGCGCGTGATGGCGGCCGAGATGGCCGACGCCGACGACCGCCACGCGCAGCGCGGCATCCGTCGTCACGGCTGCGCCCTCCCGACGACGACGATGCCCGCCGCGTCGGCGGCGCGGACGAAGGCGTCGCCGTCGATCACGAGCGTCCGGCCGGCGTCGATCGACAGCCCGTCGGCGCCGGCCGCCCGCATGGCCGCGATCGTGGCGACGCCGACGATCGGCACGTCGAACCGCATGTCCTGCCGCGGCTTCGCGACCTTGACGATGCGCGTCTCGGCGCCGGCCAACGCACCGGCCCGCTGGATCGCCGCGTCGGTGCCCTCCATCGCCTCGACCGCCACGACCGCCCGATCCTTCACCACGATCGTCTGCCCGATGTCGAGCCCGGCGACGACGTCGGCGACGCGATAGCCGAACGCGAAGTCCGCCGTCATCGCCTCGGAGGGCTGCACTTTCGTGAGCACGCCCGCGCCCGCCAGCAGGTCGGACAGCAGCGCCGTCGAGTCCATGAGCGCGATCCCGTGCTGCTGCAGCGCCTCGGCGATCCCGCTGATGAGCGAGTTCGTGTTGCGCGTCGCCAGCCGGCCGAGCACGCCGAGGAGCGTCAGGTCCGGCATCACGTCGGTGAACAGCTTCACGTGCTTGACCTGGCCGGCCATGACCGCCTGCGACACGCCGGCCTCCCGCAGGATCGCGATGCACGTGCCCAGCTTGCCGAGCGGAATCCAGTGGATCGACGTGCCGCCGAGCTCGGCCGCGAGCTGGGTCAGAGCCGGAAACGCCTCGCCCTCGATGGCGACGACGGTGACGTCGTGACCGAGCTGGCGCGCCGCGCGCAGGACGAGAAACGGAAAGGTGCCGTTGCCGGCGATGAGCCCGATGGGCATGGCCGTTCGACTGGCTCCTACTCGCTGTCGAGCAGATCGTCCACCCGCTTCGACGGCCGCCGCAGGATGACGCCGCGCTGCGCGGACCGGATGAAGGCGACCAGATAGGCCACCTCCGGTGCCGCGAGCGACGGGTCGCGCTCGATCAGCTCGAGCGCGCGGCTGGTGTTGTGCTGCACGAGGTGCCGGTAGGCC carries:
- a CDS encoding Gfo/Idh/MocA family oxidoreductase codes for the protein MTTDAALRVAVVGVGHLGRHHARLFGAMPGVELVAAVDLVAERAQAAAHASGALALTDLDDVLDRVDAVSIAVPTVDHLRVARRCLERGIHVLVEKPMAASLDEADAMIAAAAASGATLAVGHTERFNPAFRAALPGLAHPRFIEVHRLSGFPERSLDIDVIFDVMIHDLDIALAADPSGVIDVEAVGVPVLTQKIDIANARLKFASGCVANITASRISRDKIRKLRCFQPDRYVSVDYAAQELEVWKLEPGPDGRPAIAGGRVPVERDEPLRLELADFVEAIRGRRPPGVPGTDGRRALALATRVAEAIRAETPAPRP
- the lpxI gene encoding UDP-2,3-diacylglucosamine diphosphatase LpxI (LpxI, functionally equivalent to LpxH, replaces it in LPS biosynthesis in a minority of bacteria.), which encodes MPIGLIAGNGTFPFLVLRAARQLGHDVTVVAIEGEAFPALTQLAAELGGTSIHWIPLGKLGTCIAILREAGVSQAVMAGQVKHVKLFTDVMPDLTLLGVLGRLATRNTNSLISGIAEALQQHGIALMDSTALLSDLLAGAGVLTKVQPSEAMTADFAFGYRVADVVAGLDIGQTIVVKDRAVVAVEAMEGTDAAIQRAGALAGAETRIVKVAKPRQDMRFDVPIVGVATIAAMRAAGADGLSIDAGRTLVIDGDAFVRAADAAGIVVVGRAQP